The Haloarcula halophila nucleotide sequence GCTGGCGGGGGGACTGTACGGCCACTACACGCTGTACATCAACCCCGAATCGACGCTGGCGGTCACCTGGACGATCGACTCGCTGGTCATCGTCATCCTGGGCGGGATGGGGACGTTCGCCGGCCCGGTCCTCGGTGCGGCGCTGTTCCTCCTGCTCGATACCGGTCTGGCCGCGATCGTCGGGAGCGTCGCGACGACCATCGAGGGCGCGCTCATCATCCTGTTCATCATCTACCTCCCGCAGGGGCTGTACGGCCTCGCGGAGGACTACTTCATCACCGACGTCGGGAAGAGCGGTGGGGCACAGGCTCCCAAGTCCACCGACGCGACACCGGAGACGGACCCGGACATCGCCGCCGACGAGGACTGAGCGCCCCGTTTCGATTCCGTTCTGGAGAAAGCGGCTCGACGTTCGTTCTTCGAGTCAGGCTCCGAGGTACGACTCCTCGACGCGTTCGTCGCCTGCGAGTTCCGCCGCAGTCCCGGAGAGTGTCATCCGCCCGGTCTTGATGACGTAGCCCCGATCGGCCACCCGAAGCGCGTTGTAGATGTCCTGTTCGACCAGGAGCACGGTCGTCCCCTGCTCGTTGATGCGCTCGATCGCCTCGAACACGTCGTCGACGAGGACGGGTGCGAGCCCGAGACTCGCCTCGTCGAGCAACAGCAAGTCGGGATCGCTCATCAACCCGCGGCCGATGGCGAGCATCTGTTGTTCGCCGCCGGAGAGCGTGCCCGCGCGCTGACTGGCTCGTTCCTCCAGCCGGGGGAAGATCTCGTACACCGTCTCTAAGCGCTCGTCGATCTTGCTCCGGTCGATATACGCGCCGAGTTCGAGGTTCTCCCGGATGCTGCTGTCCGTGAATATCTCCCGGCCCTCCGGGACGTGTGCGATGCCTTTCCCGACGACGTCCTCGAAGGGCATCTCGCCGATGTTCTCGTCCCTGAACCGGACCTCGCCGGCTGTCGGCGTCAGGTCACCACAGATGGTCTTGAGCGTGGTCGTCTTGCCGGCGCCGTTCGCGCCAAGCAGCGCGACCGTCTCGCCGCGCTCGACGGAGAGGCTCACGTCCCACAGCACCTGGATGTTCCCGTACGACACGTCTATCGAGTCGACTTCGAGGAGTGCCATCGATTATCACGTCTTTCGTCGGCGGTTTTCTTAAGCCTACCCCTCAGCTTTCCCGGGTTGTGCCGGTGTCGCAACTGCGGACCGTGCGGAACCGCGAAGAAGTGGTACGAGCCGACCGCCGTCGTCGTCTACTCCTGGCCGCCCTTCTTGACGTCGGCCTCGGCGTAGCTCACGTCACGTTCGGTGACGTCGACGGTCATCGAGCCGACGGACTCGATCTCCGCGTCGATCGTGTCGCCGTCGGAGAGTTCGCTGACGCCCTCGGGCGTCCCAGTAGTGATGACGTCGCCGGTCTCCAGCGTCGCTCCCAGCGAGGCGTACTGGACGACGTCGGCACACGTATAGACCATGTCGCCAGTGTTCTCGTACTGGCGGCGTTCGCCGTTGAGTTGCAGTTCCATCTGGAGGTCCTGCGGGTCCTCGATCTCGTCGGCGGTCGTCACGCACGGGCCGATGACGGTGAACGTGTCGTAGGATTTCCGGTTCGAGCGGTCCTGATCGCCCCGCAGCGAGATGTCCAGCAGGATCGTGTAGCCGAAGATGTGGTCCCAGGCCTCCTCGGCGGGGACGTCTTTGATGTCTCCTTCCATGACGAAGGCGAGTTCGACTTCGTGGTCGGTCCGGCGGTCGGAGAAGGGGAGTTCGATGCCGTGATCCGGGCCGACGACGCTGGAGGGGGCCTTCAGGAAGTAGCCCTTGTCCTTGATCGAGAACCACTCGTCGGTGGTGATGTCCCGGTCCGAGAGCGCCTCTTCGATGTGGTTCTCGTAGTTCAGCGGGGCGGCGATGACCTTCCCGGGACGGCCGACGGGGGACCCCACCTCTACGTCCTCGATGTCGTGGTCGGGGTCGGCGTCGACGTACTCGCTGGCGTCGTAGTCGCCCTCGATGTACTCGACGAGTGGTTCGTCGGCGTCGATGCCGAGCCGGTCGTTCAGCGCGACGATGCCGGTACCGTCGTCTGTGAGCAGCCCTAACTGGCCGTCGTCGTAGCGGACGAATCGCATAGACGAACCATCGTCCGAGACCGGCATAAAAGATGCCTTTCTGTCCGGTCGGTGACCGGTGCCCGAACGCCGGGAGAGCGGGCCGCCCGCTCAGAAGTGGCTGTCCGTGCGGGTCAACTCCACGTCGGTGGCCACGTCCTCCCGGAAGTGGTCTGCCAGCGAGTCGAGGCTCCAGCCGTCTGGTTCCACGCCGACGGCCTCCGTGGCGGGATCCGTGAGCACTCCGACGCGGTCCCCGCCCGCGTAGAGGGTACAGCCGGTCACGTCCTCGGCGGCCTCGCTCGCGAGGTACGCGACCATCGGGGCCACCTTCTCCGGAGGCATCTCCTCGCGGGTGTACGGGCGGTGTTCCTCGGGGACGGTTTCGGTCATCCGCGTGTAGCCGTTCGGGACCAGTGCGTTGACCCGGACGTCCGAGCGGTACAGCTCCGTCGACACCGACCGGACCATCCCGAGGACGCCGGCTTTCGCGGCCGCGTAGTTCGCCTGTCCGAGGTTCCCGCGGGCGGCCCCGGCGCTGACCGCGAGATACGAGCGCTGGCGGTCGAACCCGCCGTCCTCGCCGGCCGCTTTCCAGTGGGCCGCGGCCGCCCGCAGCGGGGCGAACTGGCCGGTGAGGTTCGTCTCGACGACGGCCGTCCAGTCCTCGGGATCGAGTTTGTAACTCATCCCGTCCCGGAGGATGCCCGCGAAGTTCGCGACGAAGTCCAGTCGCCCGTGCTCGTCGACCGTCTCTGAGACGAGGCGTTCGGCGTACTCGAAGTCGCTCACGTCGCCGTGGTGGGCCGTCGCGTCGCCGCCCGCCTCACGGATGTCGGCGGCGACCGACTCGGGGACTGTGGGGTCGCTGCCCTCACCATCGACGCCGGTCCCCAGGTCGTTGACGACGACGGTCGCGCCGCGATCGGCGAGGTGGTGTGCGGCGGCCTCTCCGAGCCCGTTCCCGCCGCCGGCGACGACACAAACGGTTCCCGACAGCATCTCAGAAGGGGAACTCGCGGGCCTCGTGCTGGAGCGAGATCCACTTCTGCTCGGTGACCTCCTCGAGGAAGTCGTCGGTGTTGTAGCCGCCCACGCCGGAGGCACCGGTCCCGCTGAAGGGGACGTGCGCCTCGTCGTTGATCGGTTGGTCGTTGACGTGGATCATCCCCGTCTCCAGCCGCTGGGCGATGCGTTTGCCCGCGCCGACGTCGCCGGCGTGGACCGATCCGGAGAGCCCGTACTCCGTGTCGTTGGCGATCTCGACGGCTTCGTCGACGTCCGAGAACGGGATGACGGGGACGACCGGGCCGAAGTGTTCGTTACACGCCGCGGCCATGTCGTTTGTCACGTCCGAGAGCACGGTCGGCTCGACGACCAGCGAGTCCTCGACGCCGTCGACCTCGACTGTCTCGCCCCCGGTCTCTAGGGTCGCACCGGCTTCGACGGTCCGTTCGACGTACTCCAGGATCTCGTCGCGCTGTGACTCGTCGATGATGGGGCCGACGACGACGTGGTCGTGGGCGCTGCCCGCCGGCAGGTTCGCCGCCCGCTCGGTGATCCGTTCCACGTACTCGTCGTAGACGTCCTCGTGGACGAGATGGCGGTTGATGGAGATGCAGACCTGCCCCTGGTGGGCGAAGGAGCCGAAGACGCCGGCGTCGACCGCCTGGTCGAGATCGGCGTCGGCGGTGACGACGTGGGCGTTGTTCCCGCCCAGTTCCATCGCGGCCTCCGCGAGGTTCTCGCCGGCCGCGGCGGCGACGCGGCGACCGACTTCGGTCGACCCGGTGAAGGCGACGACGTCGCTCTCGTCGTGGCTGGCGACCGCGTCACCGATCTCCGAGCCACGGCCGGTCACGACGTTGATGACGCCGTCGGGGAAGCCCGCGTCCTCGAACAGCCGGGCGAACAGGAGCCCGCCCACGATCGGCGTGTTCGTGGCGGGCTTGACGACGACGGTGTTGCCCGCGGCGACGGCCGGGGCGATGGCCCGGGCCGAGAGGTTCAGCGGGAAGTTCCACGGCGAGATGACGGTGACGACGCCCTGTGGCTCGCGCTGGACGATGTTCTCCTTCCCGGGGATGTTCGACGCGGCGTGTTCGCCTCTCATCCGCCGTGGGAGGGTCGCAGCCTCGGCGATCTGGTCCTCGGCGAGGTGGACGGACGTCTCGCCCATCCCCTCGATCTGGCCGGCCTCCGTGGCCAGCAACTCGACGATCTCCTCGCTGTGTTCCTCCATCGTCTGCAGGAGGGTCTGGACGAGTTCCTCCCGGCCCGCCGGCGGTGTCTGTTCCCACTCGGTCTGTGCCGCGGCCGCCGCCTCGTAGGCCGCGTCGACGTCCGCCTCCGTGCCCCGCGGGACTTCCGTCACCGTCTCGCGTGTCGACGGGTCCGTCACGTCGAGGGTCTCCCCGCTCTCGCTTTCGACCCACTCGCCGCCGATGTAGTGGGTGCTCCAGTCGGCGTCGATGCTGTACCTGGACAGGCTGTCTTGTGCCATACTTCAACATATGGCGAACCAACCATGAAGATTTGGTGACACCGGTGTTATCGGCCCGCACTATCGGCTCCACCGAGGCCGAAGCGCCGTCGGTCAGCGATCGTGTCCGACCACGGCCGCGTCGAGTGCCT carries:
- a CDS encoding aldehyde dehydrogenase family protein, which produces MAQDSLSRYSIDADWSTHYIGGEWVESESGETLDVTDPSTRETVTEVPRGTEADVDAAYEAAAAAQTEWEQTPPAGREELVQTLLQTMEEHSEEIVELLATEAGQIEGMGETSVHLAEDQIAEAATLPRRMRGEHAASNIPGKENIVQREPQGVVTVISPWNFPLNLSARAIAPAVAAGNTVVVKPATNTPIVGGLLFARLFEDAGFPDGVINVVTGRGSEIGDAVASHDESDVVAFTGSTEVGRRVAAAAGENLAEAAMELGGNNAHVVTADADLDQAVDAGVFGSFAHQGQVCISINRHLVHEDVYDEYVERITERAANLPAGSAHDHVVVGPIIDESQRDEILEYVERTVEAGATLETGGETVEVDGVEDSLVVEPTVLSDVTNDMAAACNEHFGPVVPVIPFSDVDEAVEIANDTEYGLSGSVHAGDVGAGKRIAQRLETGMIHVNDQPINDEAHVPFSGTGASGVGGYNTDDFLEEVTEQKWISLQHEAREFPF
- a CDS encoding ABC transporter ATP-binding protein, with product MALLEVDSIDVSYGNIQVLWDVSLSVERGETVALLGANGAGKTTTLKTICGDLTPTAGEVRFRDENIGEMPFEDVVGKGIAHVPEGREIFTDSSIRENLELGAYIDRSKIDERLETVYEIFPRLEERASQRAGTLSGGEQQMLAIGRGLMSDPDLLLLDEASLGLAPVLVDDVFEAIERINEQGTTVLLVEQDIYNALRVADRGYVIKTGRMTLSGTAAELAGDERVEESYLGA
- a CDS encoding SDR family oxidoreductase produces the protein MLSGTVCVVAGGGNGLGEAAAHHLADRGATVVVNDLGTGVDGEGSDPTVPESVAADIREAGGDATAHHGDVSDFEYAERLVSETVDEHGRLDFVANFAGILRDGMSYKLDPEDWTAVVETNLTGQFAPLRAAAAHWKAAGEDGGFDRQRSYLAVSAGAARGNLGQANYAAAKAGVLGMVRSVSTELYRSDVRVNALVPNGYTRMTETVPEEHRPYTREEMPPEKVAPMVAYLASEAAEDVTGCTLYAGGDRVGVLTDPATEAVGVEPDGWSLDSLADHFREDVATDVELTRTDSHF
- a CDS encoding fumarylacetoacetate hydrolase family protein, whose product is MRFVRYDDGQLGLLTDDGTGIVALNDRLGIDADEPLVEYIEGDYDASEYVDADPDHDIEDVEVGSPVGRPGKVIAAPLNYENHIEEALSDRDITTDEWFSIKDKGYFLKAPSSVVGPDHGIELPFSDRRTDHEVELAFVMEGDIKDVPAEEAWDHIFGYTILLDISLRGDQDRSNRKSYDTFTVIGPCVTTADEIEDPQDLQMELQLNGERRQYENTGDMVYTCADVVQYASLGATLETGDVITTGTPEGVSELSDGDTIDAEIESVGSMTVDVTERDVSYAEADVKKGGQE